cagtctcgatggtttaggctggggaagagaaagCATAAacgccttattagcaacagtttaAGTAAGATAAAACACACCCCTGAATGTAAAAGCTTAAatattttgcggcttttctctTCCGCGTCTGGGGAAACTTGAAACTGCTGCACGTGGAAGCTCCGTCAATTTAGCATCTGTTCCGAGCAACCGAAAAGAACTCTCAGACTCTGCCGggctacttggcgcggtaacgcatgtgcagaagctccgcccccgtagctttccatTCATGGCCCCATagagttgtccgcgagtatagtcaCTTCTTGCTTCCTAGATACCTTCATTGATATTCACTTAACTCGctatgcattggcgttccagtaaTGTTTAAAAGAATAATGCTGGTTTATGCATTCAaacgcaaaagtaactggaacatcaGTGCATTTCGTCGGGCACTTTGCAAATTAATATCCCGAAACTGGTGCCGTCTGGATAATTCATTCAAATGGATATGCCTTACGAACTCGCTAGCTACAATCCGTATAGATGAAAATATCTGCCATAAGATAATTAAAAAATTAATTAGCGTAGTTAGTATTTTGGTTTCTCGTCGAagcaatggccgcctcatcgatcGAAGGTTAGAACTGCGCCATGTGTCACAAAAAATTTAACCAAaaattgttgcatttgaaagaaataCCATTTATATATCATACTCAGGAAATCAACCGGATTCTTCGCCAATCCGCCTTAGCGAGTAGGTGCAACATGCGTTCAAATgccttcgtcatcatcatcaatacaCTTTTGTGTGGGTCTGCGCCACCATTTGGaggttatcatcatcagcctgcctGCGAGCGAGGTCGAAGCAAAGGTTGGGCCCCGGCGCAAGGGAAGGTAACGTTTCTTTGCTGTCAGGAGTACACTTGTAGCGTGTCACCCTTTTTATCGCGCCTTCGTATTACTGGTCCGTGCATGGTGGCGTTAAACACGTCTTTGAAGGGAACCGCGCGGGCACAGGCGAGTGGAAAACGCACAGGAAGAGTTAAGACTTTCAAGGGACCGTATTAACAATTTTTGGATACAGCGCTGTGGAGGTGTAGTACTGACACACAACTGAAACGCGAAGATGGAAGTAACGAGCTCTTCGAAACAAATCACTCGTGTTCGCGTTCGCCCACTGTGGCGGCTTCAAATACGTTGCGCTGCTATGCAGGAGGACTCGGGATCCGTCGCGTGAGACCATATGGCATTGTTTCCATTTCTCGTTGACACCGAAATTCAGAGGCGATACCTGTAGCCACACCACTCCTACAAGCGTTATCCTTCACTATGTGTTAAAGAATTGTGTTTTGCTACCTTGAAGTTCGCACCCGCGGTCAAAAGTACGCGGGCCACAGGCTCaccaaaaaaacaacaacaaaagctgAATGTCTTCGTAATTAAAACGCGTTAGCACAAATGGAAGAGCCAGCAGGAAAGCCAGCAATGCCAAAATTTGGACGGAAGTCCTCGATTTCGAGTTACACCTCGGCGGGCAGAGGAGCGAATCGGCTTTATCACGCCATCCCTGATTCGTACACGTTCGCTGTAGACGTACACTgtcaaataatttacaccctttaaGTTAAAAgggcgtaaatgtgtctataactcgcacccttagggtgtcagttatataaatcacaccctaagaGGGTGAGTTATGCgcacatttacaccttttttccCCTTCAAGGGTGTAAGTTATATTACAGTGTATAGTGCACGATGTGCACGCTGTAAGACGGCGGCGCGCTCGCGCCTTTTGATACGCGCAGGAGTCATTTTGTCGCTCGTCAGCGTCGTCAAGGTGTCACTTCACGGTTCTTCACTTTCGCTGCAAGGATGGTTCACACCGCCGAGACGATGGAGGTGCTCGTGCGACGTCCGATCTTCGAGGTGAGCTTCAGCGACTACGTCGGCACCGTCAACGGACTCTTCAACTTCCTCGAGGTGGTAAGCGACGGCCTGGATTACTGTTTATCGATTTCCTTTTAACGGACAATTACTCCGCAATTACAAGTAGAACCCTTACTCCGTAAtgaagggttctacttaaattaatggttctacttaaattgaggacgacgcaacgagctatggaaagaagaatgatgggcgtaacgttaagggataagaaaagagcagatggggtgagggaacaaacgcgaggtaattacatctttgttgaaatcaagaaaaagaaatgggcatgggcaggacatgtcatgaggagggaaggtaaccgatggtcattaagggctacggactggattccaagggaaggaaagcgtagcagggggcggcagaaagttaggtgtgcggatgagattaagaagtttgcagggacgacatggccacaattagtacatgacctgggttgctggagaagtatgggagaggcttttgccctgcagtgggcgtaaccaggctgatgatgatgatgactccgTAATGTAATTTATTACGGACACAAAGGAGTATTGCCCATTAAATTACGTATTGGCATGGAGTAATGGCCTTACATTACGGACAATCTTGTTCGGCGGACGTTTATGGAGtttatttcttacttttttgTGTATAAGGGAACAGGGAAATTGGAAGTGGTCGCCAGGCATTATTTTGTAGTAAATACGTTCGGCGCCTCTAGTTCACCGCTCCACTTCTCAGAAGTAACAGAATaaagtggggtgggggggggggggctagtggTGACGTCAGCCAGGTCAGGTTTAGGTTTCCGTCGAAAGTCCGACTAATAGTCATAAAAGAAACAATACATCACTCGTCGACGTTGACCACAGGTGACACAGCGGCGCGCTTCAGCAGCTTAGTTGTGGCGTGTTGTGGATGAAATCGGCTGTAATTCATTACCCAGCAAAAGTTAGCACCATCTGATCTCTGTATTTCGGAGACGTTAGGAACAGATTATGGGTTCTAAGTCTTCCATTAGCATACACCGTTTCaccattgcaataaaaaaaaaagttgaatagTCTAATTTACACAATTGATCGTGTAATCGCTCTGTAGTGCGATTTTGAAATGGAGGCCTCGGTGGTAAAAAGAGGTGCTTATCAAGTCTCTTAGTTGTCGCGTCTTCCATGTTTCAAAGGAATTAAGAATGGATTTTCCGGAACACATTTTGATGTATCtgagaacgaccgggcacccggtctggtgtcttcactaccagggccgaactgccatttttttgttaaccctgacgaagatcggtccaccggtcgaaactgttgaaataaagtacttgttctgtttaccttgcatagcaccactcaagttctttacggtggaaaggtagcctgaagaattcctctttgcctactatatatatatatatacatatatacatatatatatatatatatatatatatatatatatatagacgagttCTTGTTTTCAATACCTGCCCCATTGCTACAAAAGCGTTTTACTGCGCACCACAAACCTGTGGCACAGGGTGGTAAAGGATCGCGCGAGTTGGAAATGAAATCCTAATCGCACACACCTCGTGCCAGTTTATGGATGGCGTTCGCTCGAACACGATTCGAGAAAGCTTTTCTCCCAGCGTAGATTCCGAATGAAGCGGATTGACGCGTCAGTGacgcccttccccaccacgtagctgcaatcacttgcccgacatcgtttctggaaaatgtgtccttgttggctaatcattaacttgctttctcacgtgttattatttctgttgttttgcacttgcgaaaatgtagcttccatgtacaattttttctgtatacctgtgtttatatttgtatattcaaatgtacccaccccttatgtaatacccctagcaaaggggtctttaaggaaataaaactgaactgaactgaacagtgAATCTGCCGTAAAAGTTCTACAGCTCGAAGCggtaccgccgccgccgccgccgtcgtcgctGTGTCGCGCTCGCGTATTTGATTGGTCGGCGCGCGCACGTGACCTTCGCTCGCGTATTTGATTGGTCAGCGCGCGCACGTGACCTCCGCAGTGCGGGGGCCTCGCGGTGTCCCTGATGGTGGACCATGCGGACTCGTCTACGCAGCGCTGCCTGAAGGGAACGTCGTTCACCTTCTGGTTCAACGGCTTCCTGATGCTGGTGGCGAGCATACTCAGCGCCACCTCGGCCTTCACCCTGCCCGTGCTGTTCTACGTGAGTATGCAGTGCTGCGCCTGGCTCCGCGTCGCGATGTCGTTTGTCCCGGCTACAGCGTCAGCCCAAGCTGTCCACCGAAAAGAATAGTAACAAACGAACACCGTGCAACATGCAATTgtaccgaccgaccgaccgaacaaacaaacaaacaaacaaacaaacgaacgaacaaacaaacaaacaaacaaacaaacaaacaaacaaacaaacaaacaaacaaacaaacaaataagcaaacaaacaaacaaacgaacaagcaagcaaacaaacaaacaaacaaacaaacaaacaaataagcaaacaaacaaacaaacgaacaagcaaacaaacaaacaagcaagcaaacaaacaaacaaacaaacatacaaacaaacaaacaagcagagACTGGTCAACGTGCAAttgtaacaaagaaagaaagaaacaaacaaacacggtGCAACATTCAATTATAAGACATACGGTATTCCGTTGTTAGAAGTCCAAGATCGAACACGGCAGTACATGAAATCGTAACTTGCaccgtgctttttttctttttcattattttttttggtTAGACACTtgggctaacgttagctgggacatcctatACAGACAGCGGATATACTTGATATATGGACAGCGGTTTGTACTTGGAAACAGAAAATCAATTACCGAAATATTGCAACTTTTCAGCAAAGTATAGCCTGGATTGAAATCATAATGGTGACGTTGTGGCCATGTCACCGCCTTCTTCAGAGCCACCGGCGCCATGGCCGAAACCCTGGCATGTAGCGGTATGCTTTTTACGTCATGTGTTACGGTGGTCAGACCATAATAATACCCATAATACCCCACTCCCGAATAACTATACGCGCGGAATGAAATGTATGCAACAGGCAACGTAAGTGCGGACCATTGCGGTGGCAAAGCTGCAGTCGTAGAAGGAAATATATAAATTCCCGTcgtttacaacacacaaacgcataCCTTGAGCGGCGAGTCGCTGTAGCATTATTTTGCAGTGTCGTACGATTTAACCGCAGCTGCGTTAGCTCCTCAAATGgctaacagcaacaacaacaacaaaaaaatcaaAGTTGTAGCAGACGCTTGCCGCTTCCACGGACCGAGAGAACCCGTGGTCTGGCGGTTGTTCGGCGAAAAAACTTCCCTCTCCTCCACGTATTCGCGCGCCGCTTCGACCATTCTCCCAGCATTTTCTAGCACGCTCTAGATACGCGGGCAGCttatgacgtcatgacgcagaaggCGCACCGTCACGTGGAAGAAAGTGGTCACGTGGCATAGGTCCGCTTCGCTCGGTTACCTTCTagactcttaggcaaagttacaccctttggcttgccccttctgccacacaacaataatcgttatctgccttgatgcgtttcctttctttaacgctgcgagcccggaactttccagtaacaaacggcacgagcgttatcagaaggggcactctaaagggtgtaaagtgttctatgctgataacgcgcgtgccgttcgttactggaaaataccgggctcgcagcgttaaagaaaggaaacgcatcaaggcagataacgattattgttgtgtggcagaaggggcaagccaatgggtgtaactttgcctaagagtgtatgctGCTATTCGCAGGTATGCTGATGCACGAAACGTGTACCGCGCATGGCAGAGCATGAAACTCGCCAGATAACAACAGGCCTTTTAATtgtgatagcagttatatggacaccccCGGTGCATtcttgccgtcgccgtgacgtcccgtataaagtccaaggccgataacaccgtcgccgcgcgtcgtttgctgcatgtgcgagtggaAAGACGCGAGGGAAGCTCATGACCGCAGCTCattctggcgcgcgcgaaggaagaatcctcatcatcatcatcatcagcctgcttacgcccactgcagggaaaaggcctctcccatacttctccaacaaccccggtcacgtactacttgtggctatgttgtccctgcaaacttcttaatctcatccgcccaccgaactttctgccgcgctct
This portion of the Dermacentor albipictus isolate Rhodes 1998 colony unplaced genomic scaffold, USDA_Dalb.pri_finalv2 scaffold_29, whole genome shotgun sequence genome encodes:
- the LOC139052704 gene encoding uncharacterized protein isoform X1 produces the protein MVHTAETMEVLVRRPIFEVSFSDYVGTVNGLFNFLEVCGGLAVSLMVDHADSSTQRCLKGTSFTFWFNGFLMLVASILSATSAFTLPVLFYYVIFHGTAGVLYIFTCITLVRESHEVELVTMVGLMTGGMHAFHCAYATYKLYYER
- the LOC139052704 gene encoding uncharacterized protein isoform X2, translating into MVHTAETMEVLVRRPIFEVSFSDYVGTVNGLFNFLEVRCLKGTSFTFWFNGFLMLVASILSATSAFTLPVLFYYVIFHGTAGVLYIFTCITLVRESHEVELVTMVGLMTGGMHAFHCAYATYKLYYER